A stretch of Canis aureus isolate CA01 chromosome 28, VMU_Caureus_v.1.0, whole genome shotgun sequence DNA encodes these proteins:
- the LOC144300150 gene encoding olfactory receptor 6C75-like: protein MRNHTKVTEFILLGLTDDPKWQIVLFIFLLVTYMFSVTGNLVIIILTLTDPHLKTPMYFFLRNFSFLEMSFTSVAIPRFLVTVVTGDRTISYNDCLAQVFFFILLGATEFYLLTAMSYDRYVAICKPLHYMTIMSSRVCILLVFSSWLAGFLIIFPPVILALKLDFCASNIIDHFICDSSPILQLSCTNTHFLELMAFILAVVTLMVTLTLVMLSYIYIIRTILRIPSRSQRKKAFSTCSSHMIVVSLSYGSCIFMYIKPSAKERVSLNKGVAVIITSVTPLLNPFIYTLRNQQVKQAFKNMVHRMVFSSYK from the coding sequence ATGAGAAATCACACAAAGGTAACAGAGTTTATTCTTCTCGGGTTGACCGATGACCCAAAGTGGCAGATTgtacttttcatatttcttcttgtTACCTACATGTTCAGTGTGACTGGGAACCTGGTCATTATCATCCTCACCCTAACAGATCCCCACCTGAAGACTCCAATGTATTTCTTCCTTCGAAACTTCTCATTCCTAGAAATGTCATTCACCTCTGTTGCAATTCCCAGATTCCTTGTCACTGTTGTGACGGGAGACAGAACCATTTCCTACAATGACTGTCTGGCTCAggtatttttcttcatcttattGGGGGCGACAGAGTTTTACCTCCTGACTGCCATGTCCTATGACCGCTacgtggccatctgcaaacctcTGCATTACATGACCATCATGAGCAGCAGAGTCTGCATCCTTCTTGTCTTTAGCTCATGGCTTGCAGGATTCCTGATCATCTTTCCACCAGTAATTCTGGCGCTGAAGTTGGATTTCTGTGCCTCCAATATAATTGATCATTTTATCTGTGACTCTTCTCCAATTCTACAGCTTTCTTGCACAAACACTCACTTTCTAGAACTCATGGCATTTATTTTAGCGGTGGTAACACTTATGGTCACCTTAACCCTAGTTATGCTCTCCTACATATACATCATCCGCACAATTCTGAGAATTCCTTCCAGGAGTCAAAGGAAAAAAGCCTTTTCCACGTGTTCCTCCCACATGATAGTAGTCTCCCTCTCTTATGGAAGCTGCATCTTCATGTACATTAAGCCTTCTGCAAAGGAAAGGGTGAGTTTAAACAAAGGAGTAGCTGTGATCATTACCTCAGTGACTCCTCTCTTGAATCCTTTCATATATACATTAAGAAACCAGCAGGTGAAGCAAGCCTTCAAGAACATGGTCCACAGAATGGtcttttcttcatataaatga